GGCTCGGGGAGAAGGATCTCGACCTTATAGGTCTTCTTCAGCTTATCCACGTACTCCGACAGGGTGTCCCTCTGCTTCTGCTGGAGAAGCTGCTGGCGGATTCCGTCTTTCACCTCGTCGAAAGGCTGTTCGGAGGCGTCCTTATGGTCGGTCACCTTTATTATGTGGTAGCCGAACTGGGTCTTGACCGGATCGCTGATGTCTCCGATCTTGGTGGCGAAGGCGGCCTTCTCGAACTCGGGGACCATCTGTCCCTCGGTGAAGAAGCCCAGATCTCCGCCTCTGGACTTGGAGGGACAGTCCGAATCCCTCTTGGCGGCGTCCTCGAAGCTGACCTTACCGGCCAGGATATCCTTACGGATCTTGGCCACTTCTTTTTGGGCTTTCTTCCAGAGGTCGTTTCCGGCGTCTTTGGAAACCTGTATAAGGATGTGGCTGGCCTTTACCGATTCGGGAACCTTGAAGGCCGCCTTGTGGTCGTCGTAGAACTTTCTGACCTCCTCGTCGGAGACCTTCGCTCCGGAGAGGATCTTCTCCATGGCCATTCCGGCCAAAACCCTCTTTTCCAGCTCGGCGATGGTCTCTTTGTATTTATCCGTCTCGGCCAGCTTGTTGTCCTTGCCCCAGAGGTAGAACAACACCGAGTTCGCCATGTCCTCCACAAGGGCCCTCTTGCCTTCGGGGGTGCTGAAGTAGGCCGCCTGGCTGGGCTGGGCTCCCGACGTCACCTGATCGAAGTCCGCCTGGGTGACCGTCTCTGAGCCTACCTTGGCGAGGATTTCGTCTTTCTTCTCGTCCGCCGCGAAAGCCGCACCGCTGAGGGCGACCGTCAGTGTCAAAGCCAGTATGATGTTCTTTTTCTTCACATTCGTTACCTCCAAGAGAAAATATTTGCGTCCAGTAGACGTTTATACCAGAAAAGAGCCCCTTGATCCATAGGCACATCTACCGAAAGGGGCTCTTAAGCTTGACTGTCCTTTCCTATGGCTGTTATTCTGCTATGGGAGGTGGTCCTATTGATTCAGGTCGTTTCTCTCTCTTGGGAGGAATTCAAGAAAGCTTTCGCTCACGTCTTCAGGGAGGTTGACCGTTTTCTGAAGGGGCTTACCGAGTACACCATTTCCGCCAGATGCCCCGAGTGGTGTCTAAGGATAGACCACGATCGAGGCTGGATAATCTTCGACTACATGGGAAGAAAGCCTCCGGAGAACCTGGCTAGGCCCAAGGGCCCTCATCTGTTCAGGATAGAGGGATGTCCTTATCTGTAGACCGAACGATCCTAAGCTCCCGGGAACGCCCTCGGGAGCTTCCTTCTTGTCCGATTCCCGTAGAGGTTTGACACCGTAACTCCACTTGGGTATTCTCAGGATAGAACATTTCAGAAAGCGGTGACGGCATGGCCATAACTGAGCGTATAGAGGATTATCTGGAGACCGTTCTTGAGATAGAGCTGGAGGGCTCGGTTCCCTCCGTGACCGAGCTTGCCTCCCGTCTGGGAGTTCGAAAGGCCACGGTGGTAGTGGCCGTCCGTAAGATGGTCGACATAGGGCTTCTGGACCACCAGAGATACGGAAAGATCGAGCTCACCAGGGAGGGCAGGGAGAAGGCTCTCGAGACCTACAGAAGACATCAGCACATGACCTTTCTCTTCTCCGAGATCCTCGGTGTGGAGGACTCGATCGCCGAGGAGATGGCCTGTGCGGCGGAGCACGCGCTGGATCCCGCCACCGAACGGCGTCTTGCCGCCTTCGTCGATTTCTGCTGTCGTTCCAAGGCCGAGGGGCGTGGTTGGATAGCGGCTATGGACAACTTCGTCGCATCGCCGGAACATCTCTCCATACCCCTTACGATGCTTCTGCCTAGACAGAGGGGCAGGGTTCTTCGTATAACCGCCTCGGGTGCCAAGAGGACCGTCCTCAGAGAGAGGGGGTTTTTGCCCGGAGAGGAGATTAAGAGGATGGACGACGGCAGGGGGAAGGACGTCGATGTCCGTCTGGGAGATCGAACCGAGGTCCTCGGAAGTCTGGACGCCCTGGCCATATGGGTGATTCCGTCGGAGGACGGCGATGAATGAGCTATCCGCTTTAAACGTCACCAAGACCTTCGGTCCCTTCACAGCCGTGGACGATCTGTCCCTTACGGTCAAGGGCGGAACGATCCACGCGGTCGTCGGAGAGAACGGCGCAGGTAAATCCACCTTGATGAAGTGTCTCTACGGCATCTACCACCCGGACGGAGGAAGTTTCCGAATGGACGGCAAACCTCTGTCCATAGGATCCCCCAGAGACGCCATGGGATACGGCATAGGCATGGTACATCAGCACTTCATGCTGGTGCCGTCCATGTCCGTCTGCCGTAACGTGGTTTTGGGCGACGAGCCCAAAAGAGGAGTCGCCTTCGACCTGGACGGAGCCCGGGTCAGGGTGGGAGAGCTGATCGACCGCTACGAACTGAACATATCTTCGGACGTGCCGGTAGGAGATCTCCCCGTGGGCCGACAGCAGCAGGTGGAGATTCTGAAGCTCCTCTACCGCCGTGCGGAGATACTCGTGTTCGACGAGCCGACGGCGGTTTTATCCCCCAAGGAGGTAGACGGACTCTTCGAGACGATCCGAGGCTTTCGCCAGGAGGGACGGACCGTCATCTTCATAGCCCACAACCTGGGCGAGGTCCTTGAGATCTCCGACACCGTCTCCGTGATGAGAAAGGGACGGCTGATAGACACCAAACCCGCATCAGAGCTGGACAGGGCATCCCTGGCCGAGCTCATGGTGGGGCGCTCCATAGACATGCCGTCGGTATCGGAAGCTCCCAGGCTCTCGCCCGAGCCGCTTCTGGAACTCAAGTCCGTCTCCGTCTCCGGCACCCCCAGGCCCCTCCTGGAAGACGTCTCCCTCGAGGTCTTCGGAGGCGAGATACTGGGGATCGCCGGTATCACCGGAAACGGCCAGAGCGAGCTGGAGGAGGTCTTGTCCGGGCTCAGAGGCTGTGAAGGCACGGTCGTAATAGACGGCCTGGACGTCTCAAAGCTGGACTCTCTGGGCAGACGAAACCTCGGGCTGGCCTATATACCGGAGGATCGGATACGGACCGGCCTGGCCTCCCTGGCGGACCTGGTCGACAACACACTCATGGGCTATCAGTACGATCCCCGGTTCGGAAAGAGGATATTCAGGAACTACGGTGCCTCCGTTGTCCACGCCGACTCGGTGATGGAACGCTACGGCGTCGCGGCCGCCCATAGAGGGGTCCAGGCGGGAACCCTGTCGGGAGGCAACATGCAACGCCTCGTCATGGGCAGAGAGCTGGAGCACGATCCCAAGGTCCTCCTGGTATCTCAGCCGACGAGAGGCGTAGATATCGGCGGAGCCGAGGAGATCCACCGTCACATACTGGACCTTCGCTCCAAGGGCAGCGCTGTGCTGCTCATCTCCTCCGACCTGGACGAGGTCCTCTCCCTGAGCGACAGGGTGGCGGTCATGTTCAGAGGCAGGGTCGTCTCGGTCCTGTCCTCCACGGAGGCCACCAGGGACAGAGTGGGAAGGATCATGCTGGAGGGAAGGGAGGACGGCGACCTTGTCTGACGTGAAAAACAGATGGATTCAGGAGCACAGGGATAGCCTGATCGTCCTGGGCTCCTTCGTCGCCAGCGTGTTGTTCGGAGGGGTGATAATAGCCCTCTACGGGGCTAACCCCATGGAGGCCTACGGAGAGATGATAAACGGCGCTCTGGGCGACTCGGACGCCATGCTGGGCACTCTGGCCAAATGGGTGCCCCTTCTGCTGGCCACCTTCGCCATATCCGCGGCCTTCAACGGCGGAATGTGGAACATCGGAGCGGAAGGACAGCTGTACGTGGGTGCCTTCTCCGCCACATGGATCGGCCTGACCTTTCCCGCCCTGCCCGGTGCGGTGCTGATGCCGTTGGCCCTTCTGGCCGGACTAGGAGGAGCCGCCTTCTGGGCCTGGATCCCGGCCAAGCTCAACCTGGACCACGGGCTCAACATAGTGGTCCTGACCATAATGCTAAACTCCCTGGGCACCCTTGCGACCCAGGCCCTCACGGTCGGTCCCTACGCCGGTAATCAGGTGGCGGCGGGAGCCACGGACAAGATCCCCGAGGCCATGCGTTTCGCCAAACTGACCGACTTCAGCAACCTCAACACCGGAATATTCATAGCACTCGTGGCCGTGATATTGGTGACTATCGCCATGCTGTTCACCGTCAGGGGCTATGACTGGAAAATGTGCCGCCTGAACGGTCGTTTCGCTAGATACGGAGGGATCGACGTCAGAAAGGTCAAGATGTCCGCCATGCTCCTCTCCGGAGCCCTGGCGGGACTTGCCGGAACCCTGCTGGTGATGGGCGAGCAGTACCGTTTTCGGACCGCCATATCGCCGGGCTACACCTGGACGGGAATGATACTCGCCATGATGGTGGCCTATCACCCGGTAGGGGGGATACTGGCCTCGGCAGTCTACGCTGTGATGGAGTCCGGAGCCCTCCAGATGGAGCTCATGACCGACGTTCCGGTGGAGGTCGTCCAGATAGTCATGTGTCTGGGAGTGCTGTTCGTCACAGCCGGATTCGCCGTGGCCAACCGAATGGCCAGCAGACTCAGGGAGGACTGATCCATGACGGAATTCTTTCAGGCGGCGGTCCGCATGGGAACCCCCCTTCTCCTTATGGCCCTAGGCGGAACCTGGACCCTCCAGACCGGCATACTCAACATAGGCCAGGAGGGAGGCCTCATACTGGCGTCCTTCTTCGCGGTGCTGGGAAACCATCTTTTCGGAAGCTGGGTCATTGGGATAGTTTTCGCCGTAGCGGTGGCACTCGTCTACAACATGATCTTCGCCTTCTTCTCCGTGACCTTGCGCTCCAACATATGGGTCATAGGAATGGCTCTCAACATAATGGGATCGGCCCTGTCGATCCTCTTTCTGAAAAGCTTCTTCGGCGTTAAGGGAAGCTTCAGAAGTCCGAACATGGTTAGAATACCGGACGTGGAGCTCTCATTCCTGCCCAGCTGGCTGGACGGGTTTTCACTGATCGTCTGGGTGGCGGTTGCCGTACTGGCGGTAGTCGCCTACATGGACTCCAGGACCGTCCTGGGAATGAGGCTCAAGGCAGCCGGAGAGAACGAGGAAGCCCTCGATGCTGCCGGGGTCCCGGTATGGCGTCTCCGCTACGGAGTATTGGTGGTGAACTCGTTAATGGTGGGATTGGCCGGTGCCTTCCTGTCCACGTCCTATCTGCTCTCCTTCGTTCGGGGAATGAGCGCCGACAGGGGCTGGATGGCCGTGGCTGCGGTGATCTTCGGAGACGGCCATCTGGGATGGACGTTCTTTGCCGTTATAATCTTCGGGGTGGCACAGGCCGGGGGATTCCAGCTCCAGGCCATGGGAGTGCCGAGCCATCTGGCCCTCATGCTGCCCTACGTTCTGGTCATAGTCGCTCTGGTGACCCGGGGGATCGGAAAAGGCCGATCTTCCTGATCAATAACATATAGGAGGAATAGGATAATGCGTAAAGTGACGGTACTACTGCTCTGCCTCTCCATGTTGCTCGGTCTCGCCGGGGCTTCCCTGGCGGCGGACAAACTCTCCGTTGCCCTCATAATAGAGGGTCAGCTGGGAGACGCCTCCTTCTACGACAGCGCCAACCGCGGTTTCGACAAGGCCAAGGCGGAGCTGGGCATAGTGGGCAAGGTCATAGAGTGCAACTACGACCCGGCCAACTACGTGCCCTATATGGCGACCGCCGCCAAGAAGTTCGACCTGGTCCTGTCCGTCGGATTCGGGATGATGGACGCCATCGCCGAGGTGGCCCCCAAGTTCCCCGAGACCGACTTCGCCCAGTTCGACACCACCGGCGACATAGCCCACGTAACCTTCATCGACTTCAAACAGAGCGAGGGCAGCTTCCTGGCCGGGGCTCTGGCCGCAATGATGACCACCAGAGAGGGCGACCCCAGGGTTAACCCCGAGGCCACCATAGGAGTCGTCTGCGGCGAGGATATACCGGTCATGTACAGCTTCATCGCCGGATACGAGCAGGGCGCCAGGGCGGTAAACCCGGACGTTAAGATCCTCAGGGGTTTCGTCGGTCGCTGGGACGACCCCGCCGGTGGCAAGGAGATGACCCTGAACCAGCATAAAAACGGCGC
The genomic region above belongs to Dethiosulfovibrio faecalis and contains:
- a CDS encoding peptidylprolyl isomerase, with translation MKKKNIILALTLTVALSGAAFAADEKKDEILAKVGSETVTQADFDQVTSGAQPSQAAYFSTPEGKRALVEDMANSVLFYLWGKDNKLAETDKYKETIAELEKRVLAGMAMEKILSGAKVSDEEVRKFYDDHKAAFKVPESVKASHILIQVSKDAGNDLWKKAQKEVAKIRKDILAGKVSFEDAAKRDSDCPSKSRGGDLGFFTEGQMVPEFEKAAFATKIGDISDPVKTQFGYHIIKVTDHKDASEQPFDEVKDGIRQQLLQQKQRDTLSEYVDKLKKTYKVEILLPEPKEASADKK
- a CDS encoding DtxR family transcriptional regulator, with product MAITERIEDYLETVLEIELEGSVPSVTELASRLGVRKATVVVAVRKMVDIGLLDHQRYGKIELTREGREKALETYRRHQHMTFLFSEILGVEDSIAEEMACAAEHALDPATERRLAAFVDFCCRSKAEGRGWIAAMDNFVASPEHLSIPLTMLLPRQRGRVLRITASGAKRTVLRERGFLPGEEIKRMDDGRGKDVDVRLGDRTEVLGSLDALAIWVIPSEDGDE
- a CDS encoding ABC transporter ATP-binding protein; its protein translation is MNELSALNVTKTFGPFTAVDDLSLTVKGGTIHAVVGENGAGKSTLMKCLYGIYHPDGGSFRMDGKPLSIGSPRDAMGYGIGMVHQHFMLVPSMSVCRNVVLGDEPKRGVAFDLDGARVRVGELIDRYELNISSDVPVGDLPVGRQQQVEILKLLYRRAEILVFDEPTAVLSPKEVDGLFETIRGFRQEGRTVIFIAHNLGEVLEISDTVSVMRKGRLIDTKPASELDRASLAELMVGRSIDMPSVSEAPRLSPEPLLELKSVSVSGTPRPLLEDVSLEVFGGEILGIAGITGNGQSELEEVLSGLRGCEGTVVIDGLDVSKLDSLGRRNLGLAYIPEDRIRTGLASLADLVDNTLMGYQYDPRFGKRIFRNYGASVVHADSVMERYGVAAAHRGVQAGTLSGGNMQRLVMGRELEHDPKVLLVSQPTRGVDIGGAEEIHRHILDLRSKGSAVLLISSDLDEVLSLSDRVAVMFRGRVVSVLSSTEATRDRVGRIMLEGREDGDLV
- a CDS encoding ABC transporter permease, translated to MKNRWIQEHRDSLIVLGSFVASVLFGGVIIALYGANPMEAYGEMINGALGDSDAMLGTLAKWVPLLLATFAISAAFNGGMWNIGAEGQLYVGAFSATWIGLTFPALPGAVLMPLALLAGLGGAAFWAWIPAKLNLDHGLNIVVLTIMLNSLGTLATQALTVGPYAGNQVAAGATDKIPEAMRFAKLTDFSNLNTGIFIALVAVILVTIAMLFTVRGYDWKMCRLNGRFARYGGIDVRKVKMSAMLLSGALAGLAGTLLVMGEQYRFRTAISPGYTWTGMILAMMVAYHPVGGILASAVYAVMESGALQMELMTDVPVEVVQIVMCLGVLFVTAGFAVANRMASRLRED
- a CDS encoding ABC transporter permease: MTEFFQAAVRMGTPLLLMALGGTWTLQTGILNIGQEGGLILASFFAVLGNHLFGSWVIGIVFAVAVALVYNMIFAFFSVTLRSNIWVIGMALNIMGSALSILFLKSFFGVKGSFRSPNMVRIPDVELSFLPSWLDGFSLIVWVAVAVLAVVAYMDSRTVLGMRLKAAGENEEALDAAGVPVWRLRYGVLVVNSLMVGLAGAFLSTSYLLSFVRGMSADRGWMAVAAVIFGDGHLGWTFFAVIIFGVAQAGGFQLQAMGVPSHLALMLPYVLVIVALVTRGIGKGRSS
- a CDS encoding BMP family lipoprotein: MRKVTVLLLCLSMLLGLAGASLAADKLSVALIIEGQLGDASFYDSANRGFDKAKAELGIVGKVIECNYDPANYVPYMATAAKKFDLVLSVGFGMMDAIAEVAPKFPETDFAQFDTTGDIAHVTFIDFKQSEGSFLAGALAAMMTTREGDPRVNPEATIGVVCGEDIPVMYSFIAGYEQGARAVNPDVKILRGFVGRWDDPAGGKEMTLNQHKNGADVVYQVAGGTGEGIIAAAKEGGFYAIGVDSPQEHLAPEAVLTSMLKRLDVVVYDLIKDKQEGTYRRGTVLRYGLKEGGVGLSWSDSALKLVPADVKARLDELTEEVASGKIEVAETTK